The proteins below come from a single Crossiella sp. CA-258035 genomic window:
- the purL gene encoding phosphoribosylformylglycinamidine synthase subunit PurL, with product MTTTEQQVDTVEHATATPEVAQPYRELGLKDDEYARIREILGRRPTDAELAMYSVMWSEHCSYKSSKVHLGYFGKTTTPEMKQHMLAGIGENAGVVDIGDGWAVTFKAESHNHPSYVEPYQGAATGVGGIVRDILAMGARPLAVMDPLRFGPADAPDTRRVLPGIVAGVGGYGNSLGLPNIGGEVVFDPTYAGNPLVNALCVGAMRVEDLHLAHASGAGNKIMLFGARTGLDGIGGVSVLASDSFSGDESGSGRKKLPSVQVGDPFTEKVLIECCLELFREGIVVGIQDLGGAGLSCATSELASAGDGGMHVNLETVPLRATGMSPAEILSSESQERMCAVVEPKDVEAFLRVCRKWDVIATEIGEVTDGDRLVITWHGQTVVDVPPRTVAHEGPVYQRPIQRPASQDALIADVPDTLPRPATADELRATLLRLIASPNLCSRKWVTEQYDRYVRGNTVLAQPADSGMIRIDEQTGRGVAISTDCNGRYVQLDPYTGTQLALAEAYRNVAATGATPYAVTNCLNFGSPEDPGVMWQFSEAVRGLADGCKQLGIPVTGGNVSFYNQTGSVAILPTPVVGVLGVIDDVARRTPTGLGAEDGETLLLLGDTRDEFGGSEWANHIHGHLGGQPPAVDLERERVLAEVLVAGSRDGMLSAAHDLSEGGLIQAVVEAAIIGESGCRIVLPEGADPFTYLFSESAGRALVAVPRSEELRFTEMCKARELPVTRVGVVDVESGAVEVQGQFTVGLDELRTAWEGTLHALFD from the coding sequence GTGACAACGACTGAACAGCAAGTGGACACGGTTGAGCACGCGACCGCTACGCCCGAGGTGGCGCAGCCCTACCGCGAGCTCGGCCTCAAGGACGACGAGTACGCGCGCATCCGGGAGATCCTCGGCCGCCGCCCCACCGACGCCGAACTGGCGATGTACTCGGTGATGTGGAGCGAGCACTGCTCGTACAAGTCCTCCAAGGTGCACCTGGGCTACTTCGGCAAGACCACCACGCCGGAGATGAAGCAGCACATGCTGGCCGGCATCGGCGAGAACGCCGGCGTGGTCGACATCGGCGACGGCTGGGCGGTGACCTTCAAGGCGGAGAGCCACAACCACCCGTCCTACGTGGAGCCGTACCAGGGCGCGGCCACCGGCGTCGGCGGCATCGTCCGGGACATCCTGGCCATGGGCGCCCGGCCGCTCGCGGTGATGGACCCGCTGCGCTTCGGCCCCGCCGACGCGCCGGACACCCGCCGGGTGCTGCCCGGGATCGTCGCGGGCGTCGGCGGCTACGGCAACAGCCTTGGCCTGCCCAACATCGGCGGCGAGGTCGTCTTCGACCCGACCTATGCGGGCAACCCGCTGGTCAACGCGCTGTGCGTGGGCGCGATGCGGGTCGAGGACCTGCACCTGGCGCACGCCTCCGGCGCGGGCAACAAGATCATGCTCTTCGGCGCGCGCACCGGCCTGGACGGCATCGGCGGGGTGTCCGTGCTCGCCTCGGACAGCTTCTCCGGCGACGAGTCGGGTTCCGGGCGCAAGAAGCTGCCCAGTGTCCAGGTGGGCGACCCGTTCACCGAGAAGGTGCTCATCGAGTGCTGCCTGGAGCTCTTCCGCGAGGGCATCGTGGTGGGCATCCAGGACCTCGGCGGCGCGGGTCTGTCCTGCGCCACCTCGGAGCTGGCCAGCGCCGGTGACGGCGGCATGCACGTGAACCTGGAGACGGTGCCGCTGCGCGCGACCGGCATGTCGCCCGCGGAGATCCTCTCCAGCGAGTCCCAGGAACGCATGTGCGCGGTGGTCGAGCCCAAGGACGTCGAGGCGTTCCTGCGGGTCTGCCGCAAGTGGGACGTGATCGCCACCGAGATCGGCGAGGTCACCGACGGCGACCGGCTGGTGATCACCTGGCACGGCCAGACCGTGGTGGACGTGCCGCCGCGCACCGTGGCGCACGAGGGCCCGGTGTACCAGCGGCCGATCCAGCGCCCGGCCAGCCAGGACGCGCTGATCGCGGACGTGCCGGACACGCTGCCCCGACCGGCCACCGCGGATGAGCTGCGCGCGACCTTACTGCGGCTGATCGCCTCGCCGAACCTGTGCAGCCGCAAGTGGGTCACCGAGCAGTACGACCGGTACGTGCGCGGCAACACGGTGCTGGCCCAGCCCGCCGACTCCGGGATGATCCGGATCGACGAGCAGACCGGCCGCGGCGTGGCGATCTCGACCGACTGCAACGGCCGCTACGTGCAGCTGGACCCCTACACCGGGACCCAGCTCGCGCTGGCCGAGGCATACCGCAACGTGGCCGCCACCGGCGCCACCCCGTACGCGGTGACCAACTGCCTGAACTTCGGCTCGCCGGAGGACCCGGGCGTGATGTGGCAGTTCAGCGAGGCCGTGCGCGGCCTGGCCGACGGCTGCAAGCAGCTGGGCATCCCGGTCACCGGCGGCAACGTCTCCTTCTACAACCAGACCGGCTCGGTGGCGATCCTGCCCACCCCGGTGGTCGGCGTGCTCGGCGTGATCGACGACGTGGCCCGCCGCACCCCCACCGGCCTCGGTGCGGAGGACGGCGAGACGCTGCTGCTGCTCGGCGACACCAGGGACGAGTTCGGCGGCTCGGAGTGGGCCAACCACATCCACGGCCACCTCGGCGGCCAGCCGCCCGCGGTGGACCTGGAGCGGGAGCGGGTGCTGGCCGAGGTGCTGGTCGCCGGTTCCAGGGACGGCATGCTCTCCGCCGCGCACGACCTCTCCGAGGGCGGCCTGATCCAGGCCGTGGTGGAGGCCGCGATCATCGGCGAGAGCGGCTGCCGGATCGTGCTGCCCGAGGGCGCGGACCCGTTCACCTACCTGTTCTCCGAGTCCGCGGGCCGGGCGCTGGTCGCGGTGCCGCGCAGCGAGGAGCTGCGCTTCACCGAGATGTGCAAGGCGCGCGAGCTGCCGGTCACCAGGGTTGGTGTGGTGGACGTGGAGTCCGGGGCGGTCGAGGTGCAGGGCCAGTTCACCGTCGGCCTCGACGAGCTGCGCACCGCCTGGGAGGGCACGCTGCACGCGCTGTTCGACTGA
- the purQ gene encoding phosphoribosylformylglycinamidine synthase subunit PurQ, producing the protein MSPKIGVITFPGTLDDVDAQRAVRFAEAEAVPLWHADADLRGVDAVVVPGGFSYGDYLRAGAIARFAPVMGEVVSAAAKGMPVLGICNGFQILCEAGLLPGALVRNAGLHFVCRDQWLRVENNTTAWTTRYDKGAEILVPLKSGEGRYVADQSIVDELEAEGRVVFRYVGDNPNGALADIAGISSANGRVVGLMPHPEHAIEALTGPTDDGLGLFLSVLDSLVAA; encoded by the coding sequence ATGAGCCCCAAGATCGGGGTCATCACCTTCCCCGGCACCCTCGACGACGTCGACGCCCAGCGCGCCGTCCGGTTCGCCGAGGCAGAGGCCGTCCCGCTGTGGCACGCCGACGCGGACCTGCGCGGCGTGGACGCGGTGGTGGTGCCCGGCGGCTTCTCCTACGGTGACTACCTGCGCGCGGGTGCGATCGCCCGGTTCGCCCCGGTGATGGGCGAGGTGGTCAGCGCGGCGGCCAAGGGCATGCCGGTGCTGGGCATCTGCAACGGTTTCCAGATCCTCTGCGAGGCCGGGCTGCTGCCCGGCGCGCTGGTCCGCAACGCCGGACTGCACTTCGTCTGCCGGGACCAGTGGCTGCGGGTGGAGAACAACACCACCGCGTGGACCACCCGGTACGACAAGGGCGCGGAGATCCTGGTGCCGCTGAAGTCCGGCGAGGGCCGCTACGTCGCAGATCAGTCCATTGTGGACGAACTGGAGGCGGAGGGCCGGGTGGTGTTCCGCTACGTCGGCGACAACCCCAACGGCGCGCTGGCCGACATCGCGGGCATCAGCAGTGCCAACGGCCGCGTCGTCGGCCTGATGCCGCACCCCGAGCACGCGATCGAGGCCCTCACCGGCCCGACCGACGACGGCCTCGGCCTGTTCCTGTCCGTTCTCGACTCGCTGGTGGCGGCGTGA
- the purS gene encoding phosphoribosylformylglycinamidine synthase subunit PurS, which yields MARVVVDVMPKQEILDPQGQAVANALPRLGFDGIASVRQGKHFELEVDDNVDDEALAKIAETFLANPVIEDWTVRRIES from the coding sequence GTGGCCCGAGTCGTCGTCGACGTCATGCCCAAGCAGGAGATCCTCGATCCGCAAGGACAGGCGGTGGCGAATGCGCTGCCCCGTCTCGGATTCGACGGCATCGCCTCCGTCCGCCAAGGCAAGCATTTCGAGCTGGAGGTCGACGACAACGTCGACGACGAAGCTCTCGCGAAGATCGCCGAGACCTTCCTCGCCAATCCGGTGATCGAGGACTGGACCGTCCGCCGGATCGAGTCATGA
- a CDS encoding NAD-dependent epimerase/dehydratase family protein — MRILVLGGTIFVSKAVAEEALRRGHEVVCAVRGVSGQVPAGAATAVVDRERPDGLAALAGERFDAVVDVARISFPWVRDALATLAKNTAHWTFVSTISVYADNATPGQGVDGPLVEPLEDDAAGRPTAEVAERYGQIKVASENAVREVFGEAAFIPRPGLITGPGDLSDRFGYWPARFARGGRVVLPDAPDRLFQHIDVRDFAAWIVLAAEQRLGGTFDAISTPAPLPEFLGEIRQAVGGEVAPVLVPEAKLAELKVNPWGGPRSLPLWLPPDYDGMASHQARPALDAGLTIRPVAETAVDTLAWERELGLDRERKAGLSPAEEAEVLAAL, encoded by the coding sequence ATGCGGATTCTGGTGCTGGGCGGGACGATCTTCGTGTCGAAGGCCGTCGCCGAAGAAGCGTTGCGACGTGGGCATGAGGTGGTGTGCGCGGTCCGAGGGGTGTCTGGTCAAGTGCCCGCCGGGGCGGCCACCGCGGTGGTGGACCGGGAGCGGCCGGACGGGCTCGCGGCGCTGGCCGGGGAGCGCTTCGACGCGGTGGTGGACGTGGCGAGGATCTCCTTCCCGTGGGTCCGCGACGCGCTGGCCACGCTGGCGAAGAACACCGCGCACTGGACCTTCGTCTCCACGATCAGCGTGTACGCCGACAACGCCACCCCCGGCCAGGGCGTGGACGGGCCACTGGTCGAGCCGCTGGAAGACGACGCGGCCGGGCGGCCCACCGCCGAGGTGGCCGAGCGCTACGGGCAGATCAAGGTGGCCTCGGAGAACGCGGTGCGCGAGGTCTTCGGCGAGGCCGCGTTCATCCCGCGCCCTGGGCTGATCACCGGACCGGGTGACCTCTCCGACCGCTTCGGCTACTGGCCGGCCCGGTTCGCCCGCGGCGGCCGGGTGGTGCTGCCGGATGCCCCTGACCGGCTCTTCCAGCACATCGACGTGCGGGACTTCGCGGCCTGGATCGTGCTGGCCGCCGAGCAGCGGCTCGGTGGCACCTTCGACGCGATCAGCACGCCCGCGCCGCTGCCGGAGTTCCTCGGCGAGATCCGGCAGGCGGTCGGTGGCGAGGTGGCGCCGGTGCTGGTGCCCGAGGCGAAGCTGGCCGAGCTGAAGGTCAACCCGTGGGGCGGGCCGCGGTCGCTGCCGCTGTGGCTGCCGCCGGACTACGACGGGATGGCCTCACACCAGGCGCGGCCCGCGCTGGACGCTGGCCTGACCATCCGGCCGGTCGCGGAGACCGCGGTGGACACGCTGGCCTGGGAGCGCGAGCTGGGGCTGGACCGGGAGCGCAAGGCCGGGCTGTCCCCGGCTGAGGAGGCCGAGGTGCTGGCCGCGCTCTGA
- a CDS encoding serine protease, whose translation MVVAAMAIPAAGSFGFSAPAPSAAASVPQDEKVGAEENVAHTIAGGEGALTLRRAESGYLKAHVTGLKLRPGDVLRISDPSGKESYTYTGQDDLTASPDATGFWAMSVTGDTAVLSLTGQDGGPASPGSTATVDKLTRGYTPAEFKAAQEMQTRSICGSNNYQDVACYQTSNPTEFARTKPVAKLLRNGSSLCTAWRVGTKNRMLTNNHCFTSTAGIEVWFNYQCPTCNGTTSTPTKVLASKVLSTDAGLDYTLFEVNNFDAISSFGYLELDARVPAVGERMYVIGHPAGKLKKLSLKDDQSPSGNCQVRAVRVNGSSSQSDISYMCDTEGGSSGSPVLSGQTHKVIGLHHFGGCPNQGVRIDLVAQKIGHLL comes from the coding sequence ATGGTCGTCGCCGCGATGGCCATCCCGGCGGCGGGTTCGTTCGGTTTTTCCGCGCCCGCTCCGTCGGCCGCGGCGAGTGTGCCCCAGGACGAGAAGGTCGGCGCCGAGGAAAACGTGGCGCACACAATTGCCGGTGGCGAGGGCGCGCTGACCCTGCGGCGCGCGGAATCCGGCTACCTGAAGGCACATGTCACCGGACTGAAACTGCGGCCGGGCGACGTGTTGCGCATTTCCGACCCCAGCGGCAAGGAGAGCTACACCTACACCGGCCAGGACGACCTGACCGCCAGCCCGGACGCCACCGGGTTCTGGGCCATGTCGGTCACCGGCGACACCGCGGTGCTCAGCCTGACCGGCCAGGACGGCGGACCGGCCTCCCCCGGCTCCACGGCCACCGTGGACAAGCTGACCCGCGGCTACACCCCGGCGGAGTTCAAGGCCGCGCAGGAGATGCAGACCAGGAGCATCTGCGGCTCGAACAACTACCAGGACGTGGCCTGCTACCAGACCTCCAACCCGACCGAGTTCGCCCGCACCAAGCCGGTGGCCAAGCTGCTGCGCAACGGCTCCTCGCTGTGCACCGCGTGGCGGGTCGGCACCAAGAACCGGATGCTGACCAACAACCACTGCTTCACCAGCACCGCGGGCATCGAGGTGTGGTTCAACTACCAGTGCCCCACCTGCAACGGCACCACCAGCACGCCGACCAAGGTGCTGGCCAGCAAGGTGCTCAGCACCGACGCCGGCCTGGACTACACCCTGTTCGAGGTCAACAACTTCGACGCGATCTCCAGCTTCGGCTACCTGGAGCTGGACGCCAGGGTGCCCGCGGTCGGTGAGCGGATGTACGTGATCGGCCACCCGGCGGGCAAGCTCAAGAAGCTCTCGCTCAAGGACGACCAGAGCCCGAGCGGCAACTGCCAGGTCCGCGCGGTGCGGGTGAACGGCAGCAGCTCGCAGAGCGACATCTCCTACATGTGCGACACCGAGGGCGGCTCCTCCGGCTCGCCGGTGCTCTCCGGCCAGACGCACAAGGTGATCGGCCTGCACCACTTCGGCGGCTGCCCGAACCAGGGCGTGCGCATCGACCTGGTGGCGCAGAAGATCGGCCACCTGCTCTGA
- a CDS encoding DUF2334 domain-containing protein: MRPRLLVSLSGIGRANLADCAAFAAALDRRGVPLSLLLTPKPNSERPTRNSPVLDWIRARERAGDALVLHGFDHVAQPSGHRLPLPRLAPAASWAGGRIWRRAEFAELPAHEAGLRLLAATAVLDRLELRTKCFAPPSWLASAGTMVALRRRGFEVCADATGVHDLRTGAGHRGRVHQVGRGELWARAALRGGRRGGLVRIAVDAAELSRPQPARAVLGAISGLLRLGALGGTYADLGLGRTAERRGLNAG, translated from the coding sequence ATGCGCCCCAGACTGCTCGTCTCCCTCTCGGGCATCGGCCGGGCGAACCTGGCCGACTGCGCCGCCTTCGCCGCCGCGCTGGACCGGCGCGGCGTGCCGCTGTCCCTGCTGCTCACGCCCAAACCGAACAGCGAGCGCCCGACCAGGAACTCGCCGGTGCTGGACTGGATCAGGGCGCGGGAGCGGGCCGGGGACGCGCTGGTGCTGCACGGGTTCGACCACGTGGCCCAGCCCAGCGGGCACCGGCTGCCGCTGCCCAGGCTGGCCCCGGCGGCCAGTTGGGCCGGTGGCCGGATCTGGCGGCGGGCCGAGTTCGCCGAGCTGCCCGCACACGAGGCCGGGCTGCGGCTGCTGGCCGCCACCGCGGTGCTGGACCGCCTCGAGCTGCGCACCAAGTGCTTCGCGCCGCCCAGCTGGCTGGCCTCGGCAGGCACGATGGTGGCCTTGCGGCGCAGGGGGTTCGAGGTCTGCGCGGACGCCACCGGCGTGCACGACCTGCGCACCGGGGCCGGCCACCGGGGCCGGGTGCACCAGGTGGGCCGGGGTGAGCTGTGGGCGCGGGCCGCGCTGCGCGGCGGGCGACGTGGTGGCCTGGTGCGGATCGCGGTGGACGCGGCCGAGCTGTCCCGGCCGCAACCGGCCCGCGCGGTGCTCGGCGCGATCTCCGGCCTGCTGCGGCTGGGCGCGCTGGGTGGGACATACGCAGACCTCGGTCTGGGCCGTACCGCCGAACGCCGTGGGCTGAACGCCGGATAA